A genome region from Ptiloglossa arizonensis isolate GNS036 chromosome 4, iyPtiAriz1_principal, whole genome shotgun sequence includes the following:
- the LOC143145283 gene encoding uncharacterized protein LOC143145283, producing the protein MTSFYDSHDYYKKMLELQEKLRKSEEERIRLDERFKILVQESRNRHDACINRLRLRYIEFLEEQRTRDERNHKLLEALDRVDNSLALMTSKTNRLNVLRKQYEAYLRQMYAVRSPPGSLIGNSDMIGQIEDRNLKPNVIEKQIYVPHQVRNISSSQMFRPNRQTSQSISPSSSKLTKSVQNIYYNDCQHNVVQLRALNQQINDSQNSVQMHPKIQQSNIQQLPSQSLSLQVLQQRQPYYNGNVHLVSHYFQTDPKLHVPNTSPNPQIDLLNRKTQRMETIQTAPHLVLPDRTNGNMLRYKPVDWTTPIIMERNVTDTNFLNAHLNLSKQPYSNYSDHCLTDSEYCHKTVSDPPGCSLKVPHDNYTVKHREHFIPKRLNDISAYHMPTGIKQVPVEENKGRTTMTSCNELDRYIEKIRKLHRNLDEQSVEGINHEQNISGDSFNTTLLSDKLELSTKNKREENFPKEVQNVLALADDLAFRMANLNDSRSNVEKVCNDKNRNVELIQATQTYTPISKENTAEILGTHEGRATSLAYVKDKNSSNIALLHPELDSLQNIGRPENKNFSSASNTNTFVQYEVQLPKVQEDENGDFVVSNEVMEQNDNNIQEKEKNERDIIYIADESKQKQYSFDSVEELEPWSLDHVTKQIKQIDLIDEIKDQLVEKELIIDQLKLNHDNIEQIEFSNKVDTPGSQADRQDFRDDGKVEVLDLNCTKELQSECIENLDTENVFMMKNKIEVDEISTSHYQELKHEDGNHTSNDNMLRNTESFEIKSDGQKEYDDKQKENYDEIVHELHGNENDEQEVATLHKEYNDHNFVQKSNQMENYVPKTEEEYTVLNEEYNYDQNMSYGSNEHQEYQQYNDKGYVQESDDQYEEYTSKQYNPKDQYVNNPENQYANDSENQYANDPENQYANDPENQYVNDPENQYANDPENQYANDPKNQYANDSENQYANDPENQYANDPENQYVNDPENQYANDPENQYVNDPENQYANDPENQYANDPENQYVNDPENQYPNDSENQYVNDPENQYANDPENQYVNDPENQYANDLENQYANDSENQYANDPENQYGHDSQIQYQEDVNQQYSYTYDQQYEPNQLYETNINQPYDPNQTEVTQEQEGKVDQEQNPKYKEQYEESRSQEIEKTSKTLDMNQSKSGKLSSEIELKKKKDIIKSLLDSDTDSTIERNISNTESDFDFN; encoded by the exons ATGACATCGTTTTACGATAGTCATGattattacaaaaaaatgttGGAATTGCAAGAAAAATTACGGAAAAG CGAAGAAGAAAGAATAAGATTAGATGAGAGATTCAAAATACTTGTACAAGAATCTCGTAATAG GCATGATGCATGTATAAATCGATTGCGTTTGAGATACATCGAATTTTTAGAAGAACAACGTACGAGGGATGAAAGGAATCATAAACTTCTCGAAGCATTGGATAGAGTAGACAATAGTCTTGCATTGATGACTTCAAAAACAAATCGACTTAATGTTCTTAGA aaaCAATATGAAGCTTATCTTCGTCAAATGTATGCAGTTCGTAGCCCACCTGGAAGTTTGATCGGTAACAGCGATATGATTGGTCAGATTGAAGATAGAAATTTGAAACCAAATGTCATTGAAAAACAGATTTATGTACCTCACCAAGTAAGAAATATTTCATCGTCGCAAATGTTTCGGCCAAATCGTCAAACGAGTCAATCGATTTCCCCTTCCTCATCAAAATTGACTAAATCGGTACAAAATATCTATTATAATGATTGCCAACATAATGTTGTACAATTAAGAGCATTAAATCAGCAAATAAACGACAGTCAGAATTCTGTGCAAATGCATCCAAAGATCCAACAAAGCAACATTCAACAATTACCATCTCAGAGTTTGTCGTTGCAAGTACTACAACAAAGACAACCGTATTACAATGGTAACGTACATCTTGTTTCTCATTATTTTCAAACTGATCCCAAGTTACATGTTCCAAATACGTCACCAAATCCACAAATTGATTTACTAAACCGAAAGACGCAACGAATGGAAACGATTCAAACTGCACCACATCTCGTATTACCTGATCGTACTAATGGCAATATGTTGCGATATAAACCAGTGGATTGGACCACGCCAATAATTATGGAACGTAATGTAACTGACACAAACTTTCTCAACGCACATTTAAACTTGTCCAAACAACCCTACTCGAATTACTCGGATCATTGTTTGACAGATTCTGAATATTGTCATAAAACTGTTTCTGATCCTCCTGGGTGTTCGTTAAAGGTTCCCCATGACAACTACACGGTAAAACATCGTGAACACTTTATTCCAAAACGTTTAAATGATATAAGCGCATACCACATGCCAACGGGTATAAAACAAGTTCCTGTAGAAGAAAATAAAGGCAGAACAACGATGACTTCATGTAACGAGCTAGATAGGTatattgaaaaaattcgaaaacttcATCGTAATCTTGATGAACAAAGTGTGGAGGGAATCAATCACGAGCAGAATATAAGTGGTGATAGTTTTAATACGACTTTGTTGTCTGACAAATTAGAACTTTCTacaaaaaataaacgagaagaaAACTTTCCCAAAGAAGTTCAAAATGTTTTAGCGTTAGCGGATGATCTGGCGTTTAGAATGGCGAATTTAAACGATTCCAGATCAAATGTTGAAAAAGtatgtaacgataaaaatagaaatgtcGAATTGATTCAAGCTACGCAAACCTACACGccaatttcaaaagaaaatacTGCTGAGATTTTAGGTACGCACGAAGGTCGCGCAACATCGTTGGCGTATGTAAAAGACAAAAATAGCAGCAATATCGCGTTACTTCATCCAGAATTAGATTCGCTTCAAAATATTGGAAGGCCTGAAAACAAGAATTTTAGTAGTGCAAGTAACACTAATACATTTGTTCAATATGAAGTACAATTACCTAAAGTGCAAGAAGATGAAAATGGTGATTTCGTTGTATCAAACGAGGTCATGGAACAAAACGATAACAACAtacaagaaaaagagaaaaacgaaaGGGATATAATTTATATTGCAGATGAATCGAAACAAAAGCAATATTCGTTTGACTCTGTTGAAGAATTAGAACCGTGGAGTTTAGATCATGTTACGAAGCAAATTAAACAAATAGATTTAATTGATGAAATTAAAGACCAACTCGTGGAGAAAGAATTAATTATCGATCAACTTAAATTAAATCATGATAATATAGAGCAAatcgaattttcaaataaagTAGATACTCCGGGAAGTCAAGCAGATAGGCAAGACTTTAGAGATGACGGAAAAGTGGAAGTATTGGATTTGaattgtacaaaagaattaCAGTCAGAGTGTATCGAAAATCTTGATACAGAAAATGTTTTcatgatgaaaaataaaattgaagtaGACGAAATTTCTACTTCGCACTATCAAGAATTAAAACATGAAGATGGAAATCATACTAGCAACGATAACATGCTTCGCAATACAGAATCCTTTGAGATTAAATCCGATGGACAGAAGGAATATGATGATAAACAGAAAGAAAATTATGATGAAATAGTTCACGAGCTACATGGAAATGAAAACGATGAACAGGAAGTTGCAACATTACACAAAGAGTATAACGATCATAATTTCGTGCAAAAATCTAATCAAATGGAGAATTATGTCCCTAAAACTGAAGAAGAGTACACTGTCTTAAACGAGGAATATAATTACGATCAAAATATGTCATATGGAAGTAATGAACATCAAGAATATCAACAGTATAATGATAAAGGATATGTACAAGAATCGGATGATCAGTATGAAGAATATACTAGTAAACAATACAATCCTAAAGATCAATATGTTAACAATCCTGAAAATCAATATGCCAACGATTCTGAAAATCAATATGCCAACGATCCTGAAAATCAATATGCCAACGATCCTGAAAATCAATACGTTAACGATCCCGAAAATCAATATGCCAACGATCCTGAAAATCAATATGCCAACGATCCTAAAAATCAATATGCCAACGATTCTGAAAATCAATATGCCAACGATCCTGAAAATCAATATGCCAACGATCCTGAAAATCAATACGTTAACGATCCCGAAAATCAATATGCCAACGATCCTGAAAATCAATACGTTAACGATCCCGAAAATCAATATGCCAACGATCCTGAAAATCAATATGCCAACGATCCTGAAAATCAATACGTTAACGATCCTGAAAATCAATACCCTAACGATTCTGAAAATCAATACGTTAACGATCCTGAAAATCAATATGCCAACGATCCTGAAAATCAATACGTTAACGATCCTGAAAATCAATATGCTAACGATCTTGAAAATCAATACGCTAACGATTCTGAAAATCAGTATGCCAACGATCCAGAAAATCAATACGGACATGATTCTCAAATACAATACCAGGAAGATGTGAATCAACAATATTCTTATACATATGATCAACAATATGAGCCTAATCAACTGTATGAAACTAATATAAATCAACCTTACGATCCTAATCAGACAGAGGTTACACAAGAACAAGAAGGTAAAGTAGACCAAGAACAAAATCCAAAGTACAAAGAACAATATGAGGAATCAAGGAGTCAAGAAATAGAAAAGACTTCAAAAACATTGGATATGAATCAGAGTAAAAGTGGAAAATTATCTTCCGAAATTGaactaaagaaaaagaaagacatAATAAAGTCTTTGTTAGATTCTGATACAGATAGCACAATTGAGCGGAATATTTCAAACACGGAAAGTGattttgattttaattaa
- the Kat60 gene encoding katanin p60 isoform X2, with protein MKLIMAVSINEICENTKLAREMALTGNYDTSGVYYQGVVQQIHRLLASIADATRKAKWQLVQHQIVQEFEKVKATSHTLQLFKVEAHGERLLGTSCLSFEEPTRDPTLWSYNNSDTSWNQTLTRDPDVWPPLTPVEQKNIRPLKNQPKQQNRTSVRKSIATGKKSDVKTIVKKDDRKVLRKDDLNKEKLETEKIDVEVEERKFEPSGNDKDLVDLLERDIVQKNPNIHWDDIADLHEAKRLLEEAVVLPMWMPDFFKGIRRPWKGVLMVGPPGTGKTMLAKAVATECGTTFFNVSSSTLTSKYRGESEKLVRLLFEMARFYAPSTIFIDEIDSLCSRRGSESEHEASRRVKSELLVQMDGISSNSEDPSKVVMVLAATNFPWDIDEALRRRLEKRIYIPLPNHEGREALLKINLREVKVDSSVNLADIAKKLEGYSGADITNVCRDASMMSMRKKIAGLKPDQIRQLPKEELDLPVSAADFDEAVERCNKSVSQEDLEKYEKWMSEFGSS; from the exons ATGAAATT AATAATGGCAGTTTCAATCAATGAAATTTGTGAAAATACTAAGTTGGCTCGGGAAATGGCATTAACTGGAAACTATGATACATCTGGAGTTTATTACCAAGGTGTTGTACAACAGATTCATAGATTACTTGCAAGCATTGCAGATGCTACAAGAAAAGCTAAGTGGCAACTTGTTCAACATCAAATTGTTCaagaatttgaaaaagtaaAGGCTACATCACATACTTTACAGCTTTTTAAAGTAGAAGCACATGGAGAAAGATTATtag gtACTTCATGTTTATCATTTGAGGAACCTACAAGAGATCCAACTTTATGGAGCTATAATAATTCAGATACTTCTTGGAACCAAACCTTGACAAGAGATCCAGATGTATGGCCACCTTTGACACCCGTAgaacaaaa aaatattagaCCACTAAAAAATCAACCAAAACAACAAAATCGGACAAGTGTACGAAAATCAATTGCTACAGGAAAGAAATCAGATGTCAAAACAATCGTTAAAAAAGATGACAGAAAAGTGTTAAGAAAAGATGATTTAAATAAA gaaaaattagaAACTGAAAAGATTGATGTGGAAGTAGAAGAACGAAAATTTGAGCCATCTGGCAATGATAAAGATCTAGTAGATTTGTTAG AGAGAGATATTGTTCAAAAAAATCCAAATATTCATTGGGATGACATAGCTGATTTACATGAAGCAAAACGACTATTAGAAGAAGCTGTTGTTCTTCCAATGTGGATGCCAGATTTCTTTAAA GGAATTCGTCGTCCTTGGAAAGGAGTACTTATGGTTGGACCTCCAGGTACTGGGAAAACAATGCTTGCAAAAGCAGTGGCCACTGAATGTGGAACAACATTTTTTAACGTATCATCTTCTACCCTAACTTCAAAGTACAGAGGAGAGTCAGAAAAACTTGTTCGTCTTCTTTTTGAAATG gCCAGATTTTATGCACCTAGCACAATCTTCATTGATGAAATAGACTCTCTATGCTCTAGAAGGGGATCTGAGTCTGAGCACGAAGCTTCTCGAAGAGTGAAATCTGAACTTCTTGTTCAAATGGATGGTATAAGCTCAAATAG CGAAGACCCAAGTAAAGTGGTAATGGTACTcgcagcaacaaattttccatgGGACATTGATGAAGCTCTTCGAAGACGATTGGAAAAACGTATTTACATTCCGTTACCAAATC ATGAAGGTAGAGAagcattattaaaaattaatctgcGGGAAGTAAAAGTAGATTCATCCGTAAATTTAGCAGATATTGCAAAAAAGTTGGAGGGTTATTCTGGTGCAGATATTACAAATGTTTGTAG AGATGCATCTATGATGTCCATGCGAAAGAAAATTGCCGGTTTAAAACCTGATCAAATCAGACAACTGCCAAAAGAAGAATTGGATTTACCTGTATCCGCTGCAGATTTTGATGAAGCTGTGGAAAGATGTAATAAAAGTGTTTCTCAAGAAGATTTAGAAAAGTATGAAAAATGGATGAGTGAATTTGGTTCATCTTGA
- the LOC143145478 gene encoding uncharacterized protein LOC143145478 codes for MDTKKQIRLMTGIQDILATSQAMYGRCYLWSCKEDKKQQISTILAKNLLVRTFHIILGLYKNPYEYLFKKWFVLCAVDLTGTNMKSNLYRPDTRRVIGAEDIRIESRTVIEKDRQNAIYPCQHGTVQSSSS; via the exons ATGGACACCAAAAAGCAAATAAGACTAATGACTGGAATACAAGACATTCTAGCTACTTCCCAAGCTATGTATGGCAGATGCTATTTATGGTCATGCAAAGAAGATAAAAAGCAACAAATAAGTACAAtacttgcaaaaaatttattggtaAG gacATTTCATATCATATTGGGGTTATACAAGAACCCATACGAGTACTTGTTCAAAAAATG GTTTGTTTTGTGCGCCGTTGATTTAACTGGGACGAATATGAAGTCGAATCTCTACCGACCTGATACCCGGCGAGTGATAGGAGCAGAAGATATTAG AATTGAATCGCGTACAGTGATCGAAAAGGATCGACAAAACGCGATCTATCCATGCCAACACGGAACCGTGCAAAGCAGCTCAAGCTAA
- the Kat60 gene encoding katanin p60 isoform X1 → MHIYKYMYFKRIMAVSINEICENTKLAREMALTGNYDTSGVYYQGVVQQIHRLLASIADATRKAKWQLVQHQIVQEFEKVKATSHTLQLFKVEAHGERLLGTSCLSFEEPTRDPTLWSYNNSDTSWNQTLTRDPDVWPPLTPVEQKNIRPLKNQPKQQNRTSVRKSIATGKKSDVKTIVKKDDRKVLRKDDLNKEKLETEKIDVEVEERKFEPSGNDKDLVDLLERDIVQKNPNIHWDDIADLHEAKRLLEEAVVLPMWMPDFFKGIRRPWKGVLMVGPPGTGKTMLAKAVATECGTTFFNVSSSTLTSKYRGESEKLVRLLFEMARFYAPSTIFIDEIDSLCSRRGSESEHEASRRVKSELLVQMDGISSNSEDPSKVVMVLAATNFPWDIDEALRRRLEKRIYIPLPNHEGREALLKINLREVKVDSSVNLADIAKKLEGYSGADITNVCRDASMMSMRKKIAGLKPDQIRQLPKEELDLPVSAADFDEAVERCNKSVSQEDLEKYEKWMSEFGSS, encoded by the exons ATgcacatttataaatatatgtattttaaaagAATAATGGCAGTTTCAATCAATGAAATTTGTGAAAATACTAAGTTGGCTCGGGAAATGGCATTAACTGGAAACTATGATACATCTGGAGTTTATTACCAAGGTGTTGTACAACAGATTCATAGATTACTTGCAAGCATTGCAGATGCTACAAGAAAAGCTAAGTGGCAACTTGTTCAACATCAAATTGTTCaagaatttgaaaaagtaaAGGCTACATCACATACTTTACAGCTTTTTAAAGTAGAAGCACATGGAGAAAGATTATtag gtACTTCATGTTTATCATTTGAGGAACCTACAAGAGATCCAACTTTATGGAGCTATAATAATTCAGATACTTCTTGGAACCAAACCTTGACAAGAGATCCAGATGTATGGCCACCTTTGACACCCGTAgaacaaaa aaatattagaCCACTAAAAAATCAACCAAAACAACAAAATCGGACAAGTGTACGAAAATCAATTGCTACAGGAAAGAAATCAGATGTCAAAACAATCGTTAAAAAAGATGACAGAAAAGTGTTAAGAAAAGATGATTTAAATAAA gaaaaattagaAACTGAAAAGATTGATGTGGAAGTAGAAGAACGAAAATTTGAGCCATCTGGCAATGATAAAGATCTAGTAGATTTGTTAG AGAGAGATATTGTTCAAAAAAATCCAAATATTCATTGGGATGACATAGCTGATTTACATGAAGCAAAACGACTATTAGAAGAAGCTGTTGTTCTTCCAATGTGGATGCCAGATTTCTTTAAA GGAATTCGTCGTCCTTGGAAAGGAGTACTTATGGTTGGACCTCCAGGTACTGGGAAAACAATGCTTGCAAAAGCAGTGGCCACTGAATGTGGAACAACATTTTTTAACGTATCATCTTCTACCCTAACTTCAAAGTACAGAGGAGAGTCAGAAAAACTTGTTCGTCTTCTTTTTGAAATG gCCAGATTTTATGCACCTAGCACAATCTTCATTGATGAAATAGACTCTCTATGCTCTAGAAGGGGATCTGAGTCTGAGCACGAAGCTTCTCGAAGAGTGAAATCTGAACTTCTTGTTCAAATGGATGGTATAAGCTCAAATAG CGAAGACCCAAGTAAAGTGGTAATGGTACTcgcagcaacaaattttccatgGGACATTGATGAAGCTCTTCGAAGACGATTGGAAAAACGTATTTACATTCCGTTACCAAATC ATGAAGGTAGAGAagcattattaaaaattaatctgcGGGAAGTAAAAGTAGATTCATCCGTAAATTTAGCAGATATTGCAAAAAAGTTGGAGGGTTATTCTGGTGCAGATATTACAAATGTTTGTAG AGATGCATCTATGATGTCCATGCGAAAGAAAATTGCCGGTTTAAAACCTGATCAAATCAGACAACTGCCAAAAGAAGAATTGGATTTACCTGTATCCGCTGCAGATTTTGATGAAGCTGTGGAAAGATGTAATAAAAGTGTTTCTCAAGAAGATTTAGAAAAGTATGAAAAATGGATGAGTGAATTTGGTTCATCTTGA
- the Kat60 gene encoding katanin p60 isoform X4 — translation MALTGNYDTSGVYYQGVVQQIHRLLASIADATRKAKWQLVQHQIVQEFEKVKATSHTLQLFKVEAHGERLLGTSCLSFEEPTRDPTLWSYNNSDTSWNQTLTRDPDVWPPLTPVEQKNIRPLKNQPKQQNRTSVRKSIATGKKSDVKTIVKKDDRKVLRKDDLNKEKLETEKIDVEVEERKFEPSGNDKDLVDLLERDIVQKNPNIHWDDIADLHEAKRLLEEAVVLPMWMPDFFKGIRRPWKGVLMVGPPGTGKTMLAKAVATECGTTFFNVSSSTLTSKYRGESEKLVRLLFEMARFYAPSTIFIDEIDSLCSRRGSESEHEASRRVKSELLVQMDGISSNSEDPSKVVMVLAATNFPWDIDEALRRRLEKRIYIPLPNHEGREALLKINLREVKVDSSVNLADIAKKLEGYSGADITNVCRDASMMSMRKKIAGLKPDQIRQLPKEELDLPVSAADFDEAVERCNKSVSQEDLEKYEKWMSEFGSS, via the exons ATGGCATTAACTGGAAACTATGATACATCTGGAGTTTATTACCAAGGTGTTGTACAACAGATTCATAGATTACTTGCAAGCATTGCAGATGCTACAAGAAAAGCTAAGTGGCAACTTGTTCAACATCAAATTGTTCaagaatttgaaaaagtaaAGGCTACATCACATACTTTACAGCTTTTTAAAGTAGAAGCACATGGAGAAAGATTATtag gtACTTCATGTTTATCATTTGAGGAACCTACAAGAGATCCAACTTTATGGAGCTATAATAATTCAGATACTTCTTGGAACCAAACCTTGACAAGAGATCCAGATGTATGGCCACCTTTGACACCCGTAgaacaaaa aaatattagaCCACTAAAAAATCAACCAAAACAACAAAATCGGACAAGTGTACGAAAATCAATTGCTACAGGAAAGAAATCAGATGTCAAAACAATCGTTAAAAAAGATGACAGAAAAGTGTTAAGAAAAGATGATTTAAATAAA gaaaaattagaAACTGAAAAGATTGATGTGGAAGTAGAAGAACGAAAATTTGAGCCATCTGGCAATGATAAAGATCTAGTAGATTTGTTAG AGAGAGATATTGTTCAAAAAAATCCAAATATTCATTGGGATGACATAGCTGATTTACATGAAGCAAAACGACTATTAGAAGAAGCTGTTGTTCTTCCAATGTGGATGCCAGATTTCTTTAAA GGAATTCGTCGTCCTTGGAAAGGAGTACTTATGGTTGGACCTCCAGGTACTGGGAAAACAATGCTTGCAAAAGCAGTGGCCACTGAATGTGGAACAACATTTTTTAACGTATCATCTTCTACCCTAACTTCAAAGTACAGAGGAGAGTCAGAAAAACTTGTTCGTCTTCTTTTTGAAATG gCCAGATTTTATGCACCTAGCACAATCTTCATTGATGAAATAGACTCTCTATGCTCTAGAAGGGGATCTGAGTCTGAGCACGAAGCTTCTCGAAGAGTGAAATCTGAACTTCTTGTTCAAATGGATGGTATAAGCTCAAATAG CGAAGACCCAAGTAAAGTGGTAATGGTACTcgcagcaacaaattttccatgGGACATTGATGAAGCTCTTCGAAGACGATTGGAAAAACGTATTTACATTCCGTTACCAAATC ATGAAGGTAGAGAagcattattaaaaattaatctgcGGGAAGTAAAAGTAGATTCATCCGTAAATTTAGCAGATATTGCAAAAAAGTTGGAGGGTTATTCTGGTGCAGATATTACAAATGTTTGTAG AGATGCATCTATGATGTCCATGCGAAAGAAAATTGCCGGTTTAAAACCTGATCAAATCAGACAACTGCCAAAAGAAGAATTGGATTTACCTGTATCCGCTGCAGATTTTGATGAAGCTGTGGAAAGATGTAATAAAAGTGTTTCTCAAGAAGATTTAGAAAAGTATGAAAAATGGATGAGTGAATTTGGTTCATCTTGA
- the Kat60 gene encoding katanin p60 isoform X3, whose translation MAVSINEICENTKLAREMALTGNYDTSGVYYQGVVQQIHRLLASIADATRKAKWQLVQHQIVQEFEKVKATSHTLQLFKVEAHGERLLGTSCLSFEEPTRDPTLWSYNNSDTSWNQTLTRDPDVWPPLTPVEQKNIRPLKNQPKQQNRTSVRKSIATGKKSDVKTIVKKDDRKVLRKDDLNKEKLETEKIDVEVEERKFEPSGNDKDLVDLLERDIVQKNPNIHWDDIADLHEAKRLLEEAVVLPMWMPDFFKGIRRPWKGVLMVGPPGTGKTMLAKAVATECGTTFFNVSSSTLTSKYRGESEKLVRLLFEMARFYAPSTIFIDEIDSLCSRRGSESEHEASRRVKSELLVQMDGISSNSEDPSKVVMVLAATNFPWDIDEALRRRLEKRIYIPLPNHEGREALLKINLREVKVDSSVNLADIAKKLEGYSGADITNVCRDASMMSMRKKIAGLKPDQIRQLPKEELDLPVSAADFDEAVERCNKSVSQEDLEKYEKWMSEFGSS comes from the exons ATGGCAGTTTCAATCAATGAAATTTGTGAAAATACTAAGTTGGCTCGGGAAATGGCATTAACTGGAAACTATGATACATCTGGAGTTTATTACCAAGGTGTTGTACAACAGATTCATAGATTACTTGCAAGCATTGCAGATGCTACAAGAAAAGCTAAGTGGCAACTTGTTCAACATCAAATTGTTCaagaatttgaaaaagtaaAGGCTACATCACATACTTTACAGCTTTTTAAAGTAGAAGCACATGGAGAAAGATTATtag gtACTTCATGTTTATCATTTGAGGAACCTACAAGAGATCCAACTTTATGGAGCTATAATAATTCAGATACTTCTTGGAACCAAACCTTGACAAGAGATCCAGATGTATGGCCACCTTTGACACCCGTAgaacaaaa aaatattagaCCACTAAAAAATCAACCAAAACAACAAAATCGGACAAGTGTACGAAAATCAATTGCTACAGGAAAGAAATCAGATGTCAAAACAATCGTTAAAAAAGATGACAGAAAAGTGTTAAGAAAAGATGATTTAAATAAA gaaaaattagaAACTGAAAAGATTGATGTGGAAGTAGAAGAACGAAAATTTGAGCCATCTGGCAATGATAAAGATCTAGTAGATTTGTTAG AGAGAGATATTGTTCAAAAAAATCCAAATATTCATTGGGATGACATAGCTGATTTACATGAAGCAAAACGACTATTAGAAGAAGCTGTTGTTCTTCCAATGTGGATGCCAGATTTCTTTAAA GGAATTCGTCGTCCTTGGAAAGGAGTACTTATGGTTGGACCTCCAGGTACTGGGAAAACAATGCTTGCAAAAGCAGTGGCCACTGAATGTGGAACAACATTTTTTAACGTATCATCTTCTACCCTAACTTCAAAGTACAGAGGAGAGTCAGAAAAACTTGTTCGTCTTCTTTTTGAAATG gCCAGATTTTATGCACCTAGCACAATCTTCATTGATGAAATAGACTCTCTATGCTCTAGAAGGGGATCTGAGTCTGAGCACGAAGCTTCTCGAAGAGTGAAATCTGAACTTCTTGTTCAAATGGATGGTATAAGCTCAAATAG CGAAGACCCAAGTAAAGTGGTAATGGTACTcgcagcaacaaattttccatgGGACATTGATGAAGCTCTTCGAAGACGATTGGAAAAACGTATTTACATTCCGTTACCAAATC ATGAAGGTAGAGAagcattattaaaaattaatctgcGGGAAGTAAAAGTAGATTCATCCGTAAATTTAGCAGATATTGCAAAAAAGTTGGAGGGTTATTCTGGTGCAGATATTACAAATGTTTGTAG AGATGCATCTATGATGTCCATGCGAAAGAAAATTGCCGGTTTAAAACCTGATCAAATCAGACAACTGCCAAAAGAAGAATTGGATTTACCTGTATCCGCTGCAGATTTTGATGAAGCTGTGGAAAGATGTAATAAAAGTGTTTCTCAAGAAGATTTAGAAAAGTATGAAAAATGGATGAGTGAATTTGGTTCATCTTGA
- the LOC143145674 gene encoding peroxynitrite isomerase THAP4, producing MNKLPIHEVLKPLVWLKGTWITENTGFGKFPTIKPFTYCEEIIFESIGQPMLTYTARSWHSETKNPLHYEVGFLRIIPDTNKVCLMLSHNFGVTTIEEGVVDDTVIKLKTTSIQRPTKGSKPTIVTELQREFKLIGDYLQHRLYMATSKTPELQEHLCAKYIKKC from the exons ATGAATAAATTACCAATACATGAAGTTCTCAAACCATTAGTTTGGTTAAAAGGCACATGGATAACTGAAAATACTGGATTTGGTAAATTTCCAACAATCAAACCTTTTACATATtgcgaagaaattatttttgaatcaaTTGGTCAACCAATGTTAACTTATACTGCACGAAGTTGGCATTCTGAAACAAAGAATCCATTGCATTATGAAGTTGGATTTTTAAGAATAATACCTGATACAAATAAAGTATGTTTGATGTTGTCACATAATTTTGGTGTAACAACTATTGAAGAAGGAGTGGTTGACGATACAGTTATTAAATTGAAAACTACTAGCATACAGAGGCCGACGAAAGGATCAAAGCCAACTATAGTAACTgag CtgcaaagagaatttaaacttATTGGGGATTACTTACAACATAGATTGTACATGGCTACTTCAAAGACACCAGAACTACAAGAACATTTGTGTGCAAAATACATTAAGAAATGTTAG